The window GATGCCTACATGTCGCGCATCCTCGTGACGGCGCTGGCAGGGCTCACCCGCGAGCACCCCGGCATAGAGCTCGCGCTCACCATCGACGGCCGCCCCTTCGACCTGGCGCGGCGCGAAGCGGACATCGCGGTACGAGCGCTGGCGGTCGATGGCGTGCCCCCCGAGTTTCTGCTGGGACAGAAGGTGGTCCCCATCATGCTCTCTAGCTACGTGGGCGTGGCGCACGCCGCCAGGTTGGATCCGGAGCTGCCCGGCAGCAGCCCGCGCTGGGCCTCCTACGACGACCGCAAGCTGCAGGAGTCCATGATCGCGGGCTCGAGCCATCCGAGCGTGCCGGCGTGGGGCTCGTTCGCCTCGGTGGAGCTCATGGTGCAGGCCGCCGAGCACGGACTCGGGCTCGCCATGCTGCCCACCTACGTGGGCGACCGCGTGCCCGCGCTGCGCCGACTCGCGCGTCCCGACCTGCGCCACGTGGGGGACTTCTGGGTGCTGAGCCACCCCGACCTGCGCGACAACGCCCGTATTCGGAAGACGCGCGCCGCCGTGGCGGACGCACTGCGGGCCGAAGCCACGCTGTTCCGCGGCACCCCTGACCAGTGAGATGGTGCGCGCCTGCACCAGCCCGTCCCGAACTCACACCGAGCGTGGCGCGTCTCGTCCGCGTAGCTTGTGCGTCGAGGAACTTCACATGACCGACAACGCCCTATTCTGGAATGGAATCGCCGAGAAGTACGCGCGCACACCGGTGGCGAACCCGGCCGCCTTCGACCGCAAGATCGCGCTCACCAAGGGCGCGCATGCGGCCCGAGCACCACCTGCTCGAGATCGGCTGCGGCACGGGCTCGCTCGCGCTGCGGCTCGCGCCCAGCGCCGCCCAGATCCACGGGCTCGACATCTCCACGGAGATGGTGCGCATCGCGCGTGGCAAGGCGGCCGCTGCCGGCGTGGACAACGTCACGTTCCACGTCGGGCCCTTCGACGACTCGTTCACGGCCTTCGCACCCGAGTCGTTCGACGGCATCTGCGCCTACAGCATCTTGCACCTGATGGAGGACCGCCCCGCCGCGCTCGCGCGCATGTTCTCCCTGCTCAAGCCGGGCGGGTTCTTCGCCTCGTCCACGGCCGTCCTCGGGGAGTCGCTCGTGCCCTACCGGCCGATTCTCGCCGTGGCGCGCGCGTTCGGGAAGGCGCCCGAGGTGGTGACCGTCCTGCGCAAGAGCATGCTCGAGGCCGAGGTGCGCGCTGCCGGCTTCGTGGACGTGCAGCAGCCCGACGTGGGGGCGGAGCCGACCATCGCGTTCATGCTGGCCACCAAACCTCTCGGCTAGCGCCTGCGAGTCGGCTTGTGGCTCGCTCCGGGCCGCACTACCACGCACGCACCGTGCGAGTCGTCCTCTTCGTTGCCCTGGCCAGCCTCCTCTCGGCGTGCAGTGCCGCCGCGCCGCAGCCGGTCCACCCTGTCTCGCGGGTCATCGTGGTGGGAGCTGGCATGTCCGGCATCGCCGCCGCCCGCGCGCTGCACGCCGCCGGCCACGAGGTGGTGGTGCTCGAGGCGCGCGACCGTCTCGGCGGGCGGATCCACACCGTGTCCCTCGACGGAGTGGCCGTGGACGCAGGGGCTGCGTGGCTGCACGGTGTGCGCGACAACCCGCTGGTGGGGGTCGCGGAGGCTTATGGGTTCACGCTCGTGGACGATGACGTGGACGATGTGGCCCTGGCGGTGTCCACCACCGAGGGGCCGTTCGACGACGCCGAGATCGAGGCCGCGTTCGGCACGGCGGACCGCTTCTTCACGCGGCTCCCGGCGCTGCGCTCTTCTCTCGGACCGCTGGCCAGCGTGGCAGACGGGAGCGACGCCTTCTTCGCCGAGGAGGACCTCGACCTCCGCGCCGCCCTGCTGGGTCGGGCCATGCTGGAGCGCAACTACCTCGAGCTGGACTACGCCGCGCCGCTCGGCCTCCAGTCGCTGCGCTGGGTGGACGAGGACCCCGCGCTGCGCGGGGGCGACCAGCTCATCGTGGGCGGCTACGGGCAGCTGATCGAGCGCCTGGCGGAGGGGCTCGACGTGCGCCTCTCCGAGGTGGTCACGCGCATCGAGTACGACGCCACCGGGGTCACGGTGCACGCGAGCAGCGGCGCCGTCATGGGCTCGCACGTCATCGTCACGGTGCCGCTCGGCGTGCTCCGGGCCGGGAGCATCGCGTTCGAGCCGCCGCTCCCCACCGAGAAGCTGGAGGCCATCGCGCGCCTCGACCTCGCCAACCTCGAGAAGGTCATCTTCCGCTTCGACACGCTGTTCTGGGACGACATCGAGGACAACTCGGGGCTCGTGATCTCGGAGGTCGACGGGGAGATGCCCGGCTTCTTCGACCTCACGCGCGAGGCGGGCGCGCCCACGCTGGTGGTGCTCTACGGAGGCGCCTACGCGCGCAGTGCCCAGGCGACGGCGAGCGACGCCGACCTGGTGGTGCGTGCCCTCGAGCACCTGGCCGTCTTGCTGGGCCGCGAGGTCCCCGAGCCGACGGCCACCCACGTGACCCGCTGGACGAGCGATCCGTTCGCGCGTGGGTCCTATGCGTTCATCCCGACCGGAGCCTCGCCAGCCGATATGGACGCCGTGCGTGCGCCCGTCGCGGACCGAGTGTTCTTCGCTGGCGAGGGCACGCGCTTCACCACCGCGTCCACCGTCCACGGTGCGTTCCTGTCCGGGCTCGACGCGGCGCGCTCGCTGGGCGTCTCGTCACCCGAGATCCCCGGTTACGCGCGCTAGGTCTCGCCCGTGCGCCCCTCGCGCCTGTTCTCGCGGCGGGTCTCTCGCTACCATCGGGGCCGATGAGCCTTCCCGCCGCGCCCCCGCACACCGCACTCGTGGCGCTGACCCTCGCTCTCACGGTCCTGACGGGCTGCGGCCGCGAGCCCTTGGCGCCGCCTCCCGAGACCCCAGCGGCCGAGCCGCCCGCAGCGCCGCCCACCGAGCCCCCGCCGCCGCCATTCACGCTGAGCGTCATGGCCACCAACGACGTGCACGGGCGCCTCGGGCGGTTGGCCGTGATCGGCGGGTACGTTTCGAACCTGCGGCGCGTGCGCGCGGCGGACGGCGGCGCGGTGGTGCTGCTGGACGCGGGCGACATCTTCCAGGGCACGCTCGAGTCCAACATGGCGGAGGGCGCGCCCATGGTGGCGGCCTTCAACGCGCTCGGGTACGACGCGGCGGCGCTGGGCAACCACGAGTTCGACTATGGCCCCGTGGGCCCCGACGCCACGCCGGCCGGCCCGAACGACGACCCGCGCGGCGCGTTGCTCGCGCGCGTGGCCGAGATGCGCTTCCCACTGTTGGTTTCCAACCTGCACTACCGGGACGGGCGCCCGCTGGGCTGGCGCGGCGTGCAGGCCTCGGTGATGCTGGACCCGGCCCGCACGCGGGGCGTCCCAGTGGGCGTGATCGGCGGCACCACGGCCGAGGCGCTCACCTCCACGCTGGCCGACAACGTGCGTGACCTCATGGTGACGCCGCTCGCGCCCGCGGTGCGGGAGCAGGCGCAGGGGCTTCGCGCGCAGGGGGCCGTGGTGGTGCTGCTGACGGTGCACGCGGGCGGGCGCTGCAACCAGTTCGAGGACCCGCACGACCTGAGCAGCTGCGAGGCCGGCGAAGAGGTCTTCGAGCTGGCCGGCGAGCTGGGGCCCGGGGTGGTGGACCTCATCGTGGCGGGCCACTCGCACGCGGGTGTGGCGCACGTGGTCTCGGGCGTCCCCATCATCGAGAGCTACGCCAACGGGGCGGCGTTCGGGCGCGTGGACATCACCGTGGACCCCGGCGCCGCGCGCGTGACCGAGGTGCGCCTGCACCCGCCGCACTTCACCTGCGACAACGAGCACGGCGAGCTGGGCACCTGCGAGACCTCGCCGTACGAAGGCGCCCCGGTGGTGCCGCACGAGGGCGTGCTGGCCGCCACGCGCGACGCCCTGGCCAGCGCCGAGGCCCTGCGCGCGCGCCGCCTCGGTGTCTCGGTGCCCGTCCCGCTCGAGCGCCGCCATCGCGACGAGGGGCCGCTCGGCAACCTGCTCACCGACCTCATGCGCGCGCTCTACCCCGACGCCGACGTGGCGGTGCTGAACGCGGGCGGCGTGCGCCACTCCATCGCGGCCGGGCCGCTGACCTACGGCGAACTCTACGAGGCCATCCCCTTCGACAATCGTTTCGCGCGCGTGCGTCTGACGGCCCGCGAGGTGCGCGAGATGTACGAAGAGAACCTGAGCGAGGACAACGGCCTGCTGCTCATCAGCGGCCTGCGCGTGCGAGCCCGCTGCGAGGCCGGGCGCGTGGCGGTCAGGCTCGAGGACGCGCGCGGCCGAGCCATCCCCGACCGGCGCGTGCTGGTGATGATCACCAACGACTTCCTGGCCA of the Sandaracinaceae bacterium genome contains:
- a CDS encoding LysR family transcriptional regulator; this encodes MRHDITAPLWTPGDATQTAPCVVSRQFVDWNDVRYFLALAHTGTVRAAGVALGVSHSTVLRRVEALEERLGARLFDRSRDGYTLSDAGRQMLAGAERIEAEMAALERGVVGQDERLQGPVSITCSDAYMSRILVTALAGLTREHPGIELALTIDGRPFDLARREADIAVRALAVDGVPPEFLLGQKVVPIMLSSYVGVAHAARLDPELPGSSPRWASYDDRKLQESMIAGSSHPSVPAWGSFASVELMVQAAEHGLGLAMLPTYVGDRVPALRRLARPDLRHVGDFWVLSHPDLRDNARIRKTRAAVADALRAEATLFRGTPDQ
- a CDS encoding FAD-dependent oxidoreductase; this translates as MRVVLFVALASLLSACSAAAPQPVHPVSRVIVVGAGMSGIAAARALHAAGHEVVVLEARDRLGGRIHTVSLDGVAVDAGAAWLHGVRDNPLVGVAEAYGFTLVDDDVDDVALAVSTTEGPFDDAEIEAAFGTADRFFTRLPALRSSLGPLASVADGSDAFFAEEDLDLRAALLGRAMLERNYLELDYAAPLGLQSLRWVDEDPALRGGDQLIVGGYGQLIERLAEGLDVRLSEVVTRIEYDATGVTVHASSGAVMGSHVIVTVPLGVLRAGSIAFEPPLPTEKLEAIARLDLANLEKVIFRFDTLFWDDIEDNSGLVISEVDGEMPGFFDLTREAGAPTLVVLYGGAYARSAQATASDADLVVRALEHLAVLLGREVPEPTATHVTRWTSDPFARGSYAFIPTGASPADMDAVRAPVADRVFFAGEGTRFTTASTVHGAFLSGLDAARSLGVSSPEIPGYAR
- a CDS encoding 5'-nucleotidase C-terminal domain-containing protein yields the protein MSLPAAPPHTALVALTLALTVLTGCGREPLAPPPETPAAEPPAAPPTEPPPPPFTLSVMATNDVHGRLGRLAVIGGYVSNLRRVRAADGGAVVLLDAGDIFQGTLESNMAEGAPMVAAFNALGYDAAALGNHEFDYGPVGPDATPAGPNDDPRGALLARVAEMRFPLLVSNLHYRDGRPLGWRGVQASVMLDPARTRGVPVGVIGGTTAEALTSTLADNVRDLMVTPLAPAVREQAQGLRAQGAVVVLLTVHAGGRCNQFEDPHDLSSCEAGEEVFELAGELGPGVVDLIVAGHSHAGVAHVVSGVPIIESYANGAAFGRVDITVDPGAARVTEVRLHPPHFTCDNEHGELGTCETSPYEGAPVVPHEGVLAATRDALASAEALRARRLGVSVPVPLERRHRDEGPLGNLLTDLMRALYPDADVAVLNAGGVRHSIAAGPLTYGELYEAIPFDNRFARVRLTAREVREMYEENLSEDNGLLLISGLRVRARCEAGRVAVRLEDARGRAIPDRRVLVMITNDFLATGDRHAFGRLRAEGAVVIEPGPPMRDRIAELLERRGGVIDGRDTALFDPSRLRVDYPGRRPMVCPP